Sequence from the Sardina pilchardus chromosome 15, fSarPil1.1, whole genome shotgun sequence genome:
GTTACTTCTGGAGGCTGACCAATCGTGTTGTCAGGACTGGCACTTGTCCCAACAAACAAGTCAAGGAGGGGCACTGTcaaagcatttaaaaaaaaactgtcgaGCTTTGCGATTTAGTGAACCTGTCAAAGTCAGATGTGTATTACTCAGAAAGACTGCAAGTGGCATGTTGCCCTTCGTCAGCAAAGGCAAACTAGGTTAGCCTACTTCAAAAAAGCATGTATAttacagatatactgtaggctaatgctGGCTTTACTAATGAGTTGTAGGCCTAATAGAGATGCACTATTCAGACACATCGGAGGAGAAAACGATTCATTACTGAAAAGCAAGAAAAGACATTAAGATGATGGATTAAGTCTGCATTCAGGTAGCCTGACAAAATCAAGGTTcaagagacaggaagagggcGTGCAATGGAAGACAGGCAGGGTGGTGGGCGGGATGTTGACATAAGCCTAGAGGGGGAAACAggttaaataggctacacagtGAGTTTTGACATGCAGAGCTATAGACAATTACCCATAAGTAGATTGAGCATGACTTCTTGCCCGGCTGCGCTATCGCTTTTGTAGAGGCAGTAAGCAGCGCCAGCAAGCCACGGTATCCCGTGTCCAGAAATCTCGATCAGTTTCATCAGTGGCCGTATACTTCCCCAGGAGGAATCCTCACAGGCACATACTCCCAGCCGCTTCGACAGCCACAAGTCCATGGCTAACAATGAACTCAAAGCGATGCCGACGATAGATGGGTTCAGTCGCATACAGTCTTCTTCCGGGAGCTGTCCGCCGGTAGACGAATTGGACGAACCCGAACCTCGACGACGAGTCGGGCTCTCAGATGCGCGTAGTCTAGCTGATGTCGGGTCGGATCCTTGTCGCTGCAACAAATTCTGGGGACGCCGATTAAGGGACATAAACTCATAACGACCGTTGCCACCGATACCGGGAGAATTACCACTGCGTCCACTATTGTTTTTTGCTTTTGGAGAGGGCATTTTGATTGACTTTTTCGGATGCGATGCAATCTGGTTGCAGTGCAGTGGTTGTAGATAAAATACGTCGTCTAAATGACAATCTTTCTCTTCTCAGTTCATCACTTCATAAATGACAGCAGGTGACAGTAGCGTTCGCATCCGAGCTGGCTCCCGCCATCTTTGTTTAGCCACACGCAAAGGTAACTGGGAAATAAACTTCCCTTATGACTCAGACACGTGACCAAAATGAAGCAAACTGGTGGCAACAAATACATCGCAGAATTCTAGAAGAGGAAATGAATGTGATACAAAATGTCAAACTGTTAGCCTAAGCACTAACACGCTGCTGAACGAAGAAGCGTGAAATATCAGGCCAGACTTCTCTAACACTGTAGCCTTCATAAAGTGTAGTTTTAAAAGAACCAGCCTAACTTTTGAAATGCTGTCAGTTCAGTAAGTTCACGTCAGAAACAGTGGCAGAGGTCGCCCTTGCCTACCTGTAGGCTATACCACCGTAGTTTAATTCATTGAAACACTAATAATGATTAACTTTATTCTTGTAGGCTAATAGTGCAGCCCAAGGCCATGCACTCGGCCAAATTGATATAGCGCTGTGACTTTTTACATAATGATGATGGTGGCCATCTCTGTTCACTCCTCCCCCATTGCTACATTCCAGATTAGTCTACCGATCTTATAAAGGTAAACTGCTTCTTGTCACAGCAGTGGGGACTCGCCGCGACTGCAGACATGCCGGGAATATTGCTGGGagatgtctttccaaatttcgaAGCTGATACAACAATCGGCAAAATAAAATTTCACGATTTTTTGGGAGACTCGTAAGTAGCCACATTGCCTATTTATTTTCGTGAGTTGCACATCTCTGGACAACGTTGCATGTTCAACAAATGTCAGCATGCCGATAGCAACGTTATAGTTGTGTTAGCCTAAATGAGAAATCGAGACATGTAATTGAAGCTGCTTATAGACGTAAGGTTAGATAAGATTACTGCAACTCCGCGTGATCGGTTGAGGAAGCAGACTTTGCTACACCACCCTTAACCCTGCTatcttttttaaatcaaagtagtAGACTAGGACCACATATTTATGCATTACTGCACTTCTCTATGTATGCTAACGACGTTGGTTAGCCCTAAAGTTGACAAACACCAATCGTCTGTCTTTATTGCCGAGCACATGGACTCTCGTAGACCCACATCCGTAACACTGATCTAGCAGAATAATTAACAAGTCGAATGAATGTCTTCATTCGTCATCTATTTTTTTATAGGCGACGTCCTGTTTTGAGTAGGCCCACAACTGCACAGTAGGATATTTGTCAATTAATATTTGATATTTGTGTTACAATTTATGTAGAAGATAGTCTTTACTCATGACTTATGCAACGTGCATACATTGCATACTCTAATATACCCGTTCCCACCAGATCATTACTGAATGTGCAACCTGCAAGTGCAACCTAAGTTTGGTTTCACAGATGGTATATCAAAGTAAGACCTGCATGGCATTTGACCAACGTCAAGAAGAGTCATTACTGACCAATCACCCTAAGGCAGTTGTACTTTGAGCACTGCATGCACAGAGGTCTTTTGGCATTGCATAGCTTCTGAATCTGTTTTGTGATGTGAGAGACCTTATAATAATGCTGTGCATTCATACCACGGTGATGATCTGCTTCCTAGATGccatgttttttattattgttattattttttttaatagtgTGAATGAAAGCTTAAATGTGATTTACTCTTCAGATGCGTCCATagcgtgtaaaaaaaaaaaaaaaaaatggcacattGGAATTCTACAAGAGTCTCCAAGGACAAAGACcaaattgttttcaattgggATTGAGGCGCTTTCTTGCTGAGTTTTGGCAATCATTCTACTGTTGGAAGTGCACTTTATCAGTGGGGTAAAAGGGTGGGGGGAGTATCCACTTTATGTAACATTCCAAACTGAGGTTGGAGCAGAGCCAAAATTAAAAGTCCATGGTTTCAAGTAATTAAAGTACCAAACCTAGGCAACAAATAACCTTGAAGTTCTTATGAGGCccagtttttgttgttttctggTTACAAATATAAGAATGGGTCAGTGCTGCCATCAGGATTGGATATTCAAGgcaaaaatgtctgaaaatagATAGGAGATATGAGCTTGTAAAGTAACTTCATTTCACCTAATCATAATTGGGCAGCAAATAGTGTTCATGACCCTGACAAAGTGAGACGTTTGTCTCAATGCTGTAAGATGTTGCTGAGGGTGTAATTACTCATTCCTTCTTAGGAACACAATGAGTCAGATGCTATGTGAATGCACGTTATTAAAGTTATACAAGTCCATGCTCGATACAGAATAATGAGCTTTAGTAATTGGCTGATTGTTTCAGTGCAGCATACATTGCATTGCGACGTGGTGATTTGAAGAGGTTTGCAAGGCTATGGGCAGTTGGTCTCACTAAGGGAGGCTGTGTGCCTCAGCTCTCTAGGGTGTTGcacttcctttccctctcccacATACAAACCTTCCGTTGCAACAATGCGTGATTCCAGCAGACACGGTTACCATCTCCCTAGTCATAAGGCACTGCAGCAGCTATGTCAGAATCATGCTGTTGTGCATTTTGGTATTGTTAAAATATCAATTCCTCATTTTGATTGTAAAAATACACTGATCTGCCTGAGGCCAAAGGTCACAAGATTAAaaggaataaaaacaaaaactgagATATCTCCGACTCCCCTTGTCCTGCAAAAGGAAATGGAGGAGTCATAGTTGCGTAAGGATGTATAGGATAACATTGACCACTGTGTAAGTATGAAGCACATCTGGCTAAAAGTTTGTTCTTCTGGTGATTTGCACACGCAACCTTGGGAAAACCGGAGCAACGGAAGCACGATCTGGCCTTGTGCAGCAGATGTTATATAACAGTTCTTTTGCGTATCTTGGTATACACCCCCACTCCCCAAAAATGCTCAGACTTCAGCTGTTGGATTATTTATTACTGTTCTGACCGTGCCAGATTGCGGACACCTGCTCTGCAAACCTCCAGAGATTTGGAAGGAATTCCTCGGCTGGTCTCCTTTCCACAGATTTTTCTTCCCCTTgagtgtctctcactctctgcatcatctattcttcctctcctctcttcagatGGGGGGTTCTCTTCTCCCATCCTCGTGACTTCACGCCAGTATGCACCACAGAACTGGCCTGCGCAGCCAAAGTGAGTGACCAGTTTGTGAAGCGCAATGTGAAGATGATCGCTCTGTCCATCGACAGTGTGGCGGACCATCTCGCCTGGAGCAaggtttgtgtttctttttttaaaaatgttcttcccaaaacgCAACAGAAACTTCCACTACTACATACACTGACTCGGGCATAACCCTCAGTCAGCCAAAAGCCACAAAATCCAGAACCCCTGGCATTGTGCTGATGctaacaatgaaaacaatgaaaaagTCACCTCGTCACCTAGCACTGCCCTCAATATTTTCTCATAGTACGCATCTTTTCAGCACAAAGGTAGtttctgtatgtatttatttgttgagTGTGTAAGGTGCGCAAGGGGCTGCAGCTTCCATTCCATATTAGGGTCCAGGCGTCCACAAGGTCcaaggttcgaatccgggtttCCCTGATACGaccccatctcactctctcccctatGCATTTCCTGTTACCGATTTCTGTCCTATCTGACTGCAAAAAGGCCCCAAAATATACTTGAATCACACAAAAAATATCTATTTGTCAGTTAATTTTTTGTGTGAAAGTTTGGATATGTCAGCTGCTGAATCCTCACATCTAGATACATACGGTTTGCAACACCACACATTATTTCTAAATCTCCACATTGACGGAATGTTTACTTTATGCACGTCTCCTGTCAAGTTCAGTGTTCTACCCCAGCTCCTCCACCAGTAGTCTCTCTTGTCTCTATGTCCAGCAATAGTTAAGAGGTCTAAACTGCTTACACAGATGGCCGTGTTTCATTGTTCAGAGTAGAGGGGGTCAGGAGGCCAATGAAGGGGTGGGTGCATGTAGAAACACACCCAGGCTCAAAGCTGATTGGGTTATTTCCCGGGTTGCCAGGTTACTGCAGCACCACCTCTTGTGCTCTCTAAACCGTACAATGATCAGAAAGGGAGAATAAAGTTTCGGAGGCCGGCTTGATTCGGCATGTTACACTGGGTGCCCTGTGATTGGACAGGAGAGCACCGCCCATGTCTAAAGTTACTGTTCTCACAATTGGTGCTCTTGGCAGATGGCTTTGAACTCAAAACTGTGTGCAGAGGAaagatgtgtgtatatgtgtctgagATGGAACAGCTTTCTGGTATTCAATTATGGGCTTTTATAATGGATTTGTTGGAGTTTGTTAGTTCCCCCATTTCCTGTTTTACATTTATCTGTGGCTCCATGTTTTTCACAACCTTTCCCTCCTCAAATGAACCCTGTTGGCTTGCTACTAAAGACCTTTCCGTGCAAAATTCCCACAGTACAATACAgggtttgtcagatggccagtCGCTGATAAGGCATTCCATGGATCTTTACCAAATGCAGATGTTGATGGATGTTTAGTGAAGTTTTATGAACTAATGTACTGTTCCCTACTAAATAAACACTTCTCACTAACAACTGTTTAACATTTATAATTACGATATAAATAATATGAATACTAACGGAATAGGTTGCAGTTTTACACTGGTAATGTGTGCCTGTCGATGTATGcaaaatatattattttttacGTTACATACGTTtttctttaaagagaccctatgcaactttctgcaggagacgatcgctctttgtttacatctggaagtctgagacgaagaaccacgcttgcaatttatatatttaaatatacctatacatgtataaatatacacgctaacgctgtcggggaagctctgcagagaacgagcgaaaacgaacaacgaaaccgaaaccagagatgaaatcgccaatcctgcatagttcctctttaaaataaAGTTACAAGTTCAAGGGTGGAATACACAGCTAAAAATGTAGTCGGTGTTTACACCATTTTCAAGGCcacttctctttctgtgttcCTCCACTCCCCTatcctctctccactccgtAGGATGTGATGGCCCTCCACCCTGACCAGGCAGGCACCCCCATGCCCTTCCCCATCATCGCGGACCACAACCGGGAGCTCTCTGTGAAGCTGGGGATGCTGGATCCTGATGAGCTGGATAAGGACGGCCTGCCCCTGACTGCTCGCTGTGTAAGTGTCTGGCAAAATGTTGTACTTTTTAGTTTTCTAAAGGTcttattgttattttattttttttacttagtTGGGACATTTTACGTCCAGATAATTGCCATTTTGGATATGTATGGAATGGTAAATAAATTGGGGATTTTCCGTAAGTGAAAAACAGAATCCAAGACACTCTtctttagaaaaaaatatttttatacaTGTTTTTATATTTCTAAAGGAGAGAGTGCCTTGGATGTCCTTTTGTTCTTCAACTATTAGGATACCAACACCAAAGAGCGCCTTCAATTACTTGGTCTTTTGAACTTCTTCCTTTGTGGGTattttaagtgtttgtgtgattaTTTTAGGTGTTTGTGATCGGCCCGGACAAGAAAATGAAGCTCTCCATTCTGTACCCCGCCACAACGGGGCGCAATTTCAATGAACTGCTGAGGGTTATCG
This genomic interval carries:
- the prdx6 gene encoding peroxiredoxin-6 codes for the protein MPGILLGDVFPNFEADTTIGKIKFHDFLGDSWGVLFSHPRDFTPVCTTELACAAKVSDQFVKRNVKMIALSIDSVADHLAWSKDVMALHPDQAGTPMPFPIIADHNRELSVKLGMLDPDELDKDGLPLTARCVFVIGPDKKMKLSILYPATTGRNFNELLRVIDSLQLTAQKKVATPVDWKVGDKVMVIPSLSDEEAKKLFPNGFTTKEVPSGKKYLRYTQP
- the plpp6 gene encoding polyisoprenoid diphosphate/phosphate phosphohydrolase PLPP6, whose translation is MPSPKAKNNSGRSGNSPGIGGNGRYEFMSLNRRPQNLLQRQGSDPTSARLRASESPTRRRGSGSSNSSTGGQLPEEDCMRLNPSIVGIALSSLLAMDLWLSKRLGVCACEDSSWGSIRPLMKLIEISGHGIPWLAGAAYCLYKSDSAAGQEVMLNLLMALVLDLILVGIVKAVVRRRRPSHNRMDMFATFSVDRYSFPSGHATRAAMCARFVLAHLVLAAPLRVLTLLWAALVGLSRVLLGRHNVTDVAFGFAMGYFQYNLVEALWMSPAALHGLMGQSDVE